The Methanocella arvoryzae MRE50 DNA window AAGGTGATCACCCCGGAGCCTGAGTATACGGAGGAAGAGCGCCGCATTGTGTATGCTGCACTGGCATATATGGCAAAGCTGCTAACTGAAGAAAACATCAACGTCCTGATAGACGCTACGGGAAACCTGCGCCAGTACAGGGACGTTGCCCGGAGCCTGATACCGGCTTACGCGGAGGTGTATGTCAGGTGCCCGCTGGACATCAGCATGGAGCGGGAAGCTCGCCGAAGGGCAGGCCATGCCCCCCGGGGCATATACGAGAAGGGAAAGACAGGACAGAGCCAGACAGTCCCGGGGCTTAACGTCCCGTACGAAGAGCCCCTGGAACCCATTATCACCGTAGATACGTCGAAGATGTCGCCGGAAGAGTCGGGTAAGAAGGCTGCCGGTGCGATACTGAAAAAGTTCGGAGGCAGCCATGGATGATCTGTCCCTGGTCCGCCGGATGGCTGAGCAGGTCAGAGATGCCACGGCAGATTATGCCGCAGATCACAAAGATTT harbors:
- a CDS encoding adenylyl-sulfate kinase, which gives rise to MAWAVWFTGLPGSGKTTVAREAEKQLTAAGIRVRRLELDQIRKVITPEPEYTEEERRIVYAALAYMAKLLTEENINVLIDATGNLRQYRDVARSLIPAYAEVYVRCPLDISMEREARRRAGHAPRGIYEKGKTGQSQTVPGLNVPYEEPLEPIITVDTSKMSPEESGKKAAGAILKKFGGSHG